The proteins below are encoded in one region of Microbispora sp. NBC_01189:
- a CDS encoding phosphatidylinositol mannoside acyltransferase has translation MSETGGPPGPPPRRPRPGGTPLADRAVAAAYTAGWAVVRHVPERAASWFFRVLADRLWRRRGRSVRRLEANLARVVGADPGDPAVRDLSRAGMRSYFRYWMESFRFTAYTRERILEGTRFIGAEGIFDNLARGRGVVIALPHMGNYDLGGAWLVHMGHPFTTVAERLKPESLFERFVAYRESLGMEVLPLTAKGGGSAMAFGTLAKRLREGRPVCLPAERDLTERGIEVEFFGARTRMVAGPALLALQTGAALLPAVLWFEEDGWGIRIHEEVPVPSEGTRQEKVAVMTQAMAAVFEKGIAEHPEDWHMLQRVWLDDAESPAEPPAEPLAGPPAGPPAGAGP, from the coding sequence ATGAGCGAGACGGGCGGCCCGCCCGGCCCACCCCCGCGCCGACCGCGGCCCGGCGGGACGCCGCTCGCCGACCGGGCGGTCGCGGCCGCGTACACCGCCGGCTGGGCGGTGGTGCGCCACGTGCCGGAGCGGGCGGCCTCCTGGTTCTTCCGGGTGCTCGCCGACCGGCTGTGGCGCAGGCGTGGCCGGTCCGTGCGCCGGCTGGAGGCCAACCTGGCCCGGGTCGTCGGCGCGGACCCCGGGGACCCCGCCGTACGGGACCTGAGCCGGGCGGGCATGCGCTCCTACTTCCGGTACTGGATGGAGTCGTTCCGCTTCACCGCCTACACCCGTGAGCGGATCCTCGAGGGCACCCGGTTCATCGGCGCCGAGGGCATCTTCGACAACCTCGCCCGGGGCAGGGGAGTGGTGATCGCGCTGCCCCACATGGGCAACTACGACCTCGGCGGGGCCTGGCTGGTGCACATGGGCCACCCCTTCACCACCGTGGCCGAGCGGCTGAAGCCGGAGTCGCTGTTCGAGCGGTTCGTGGCCTACCGCGAAAGCCTCGGCATGGAGGTGCTGCCGCTCACCGCCAAGGGCGGCGGCAGCGCCATGGCGTTCGGCACGCTCGCCAAGCGCCTGCGCGAGGGCCGCCCCGTCTGCCTGCCCGCCGAGCGCGACCTGACCGAACGCGGGATCGAGGTCGAGTTCTTCGGCGCGCGGACCCGGATGGTCGCCGGGCCCGCGCTGCTGGCCCTCCAGACCGGCGCCGCGCTGCTGCCGGCCGTGCTGTGGTTCGAGGAGGACGGCTGGGGCATCCGGATACACGAGGAGGTCCCGGTGCCGTCCGAGGGGACCCGGCAGGAGAAGGTCGCCGTCATGACCCAGGCCATGGCGGCGGTCTTCGAGAAGGGCATCGCCGAGCACCCGGAGGACTGGCACATGCTCCAGCGCGTCTGGCTCGACGACGCCGAATCACCCGCCGAGCCCCCCGCCGAGCCCCTGGCCGGACCACCCGCCGGACCACCCGCCGGGGCCGGGCCGTGA
- the pgsA gene encoding phosphatidylinositol phosphate synthase, protein MLNILRPAVTRVMTPLGRALARRGISPDVITTIGTLGVVASALVFYPSGHLFLGSLVITFFVLADALDGVLARMTGKGSTWGAFLDSTLDRLGDASIFSGLILHFVLEDEPEIVLAAVALFCLAAGALVSYAKARAEGLGMTANVGIAERGERLVVVLVAAGLSGLGVPYILAAGLWLLAAASAVTVVQRMVHVYRQAVDR, encoded by the coding sequence ATGTTGAACATCCTGCGCCCCGCCGTCACCCGAGTCATGACCCCCCTGGGACGGGCCCTCGCCCGCCGCGGGATCTCGCCCGATGTGATCACCACGATCGGCACGCTCGGAGTGGTGGCCTCGGCCCTCGTCTTCTACCCGTCCGGGCATCTGTTCCTGGGATCACTCGTCATCACGTTCTTCGTGCTCGCCGACGCCCTCGACGGGGTGCTCGCCCGGATGACGGGCAAGGGGAGCACGTGGGGCGCCTTCCTCGACTCCACACTCGACCGCCTCGGCGACGCCTCGATCTTCTCCGGGCTGATCCTCCACTTCGTCCTCGAGGACGAGCCCGAGATCGTCCTCGCGGCCGTCGCGCTCTTCTGCCTGGCCGCGGGAGCATTGGTCTCCTACGCCAAGGCCAGGGCCGAGGGGCTCGGCATGACCGCGAACGTCGGCATCGCCGAGCGGGGGGAGCGCCTGGTGGTCGTGCTCGTCGCGGCCGGCCTGTCCGGCCTCGGCGTGCCGTACATCCTGGCGGCCGGGCTCTGGCTGCTCGCCGCGGCCAGCGCCGTCACGGTGGTCCAGCGGATGGTGCACGTCTACAGACAGGCGGTGGACAGATGA
- a CDS encoding elongation factor G-like protein EF-G2 produces the protein MAERSTGATTGAAGRAPVADRPDMVRNVVLVGHSGAGKTTLIEALLAETGTVQRPGRVEDGTTVSDFDEVEVRQQRSVNLSVAPVVHNGIKVNLLDTPGYADFVGDLRAGLRAADAALFVVSAVEGVDGLTRMIWDECALVGMPRAVVISKIDHQRANFDEVLATCQDAFGDGVAPLYLPVDGTGLLGLLSQRLFDYGGGRRTEREPGADQLALVEQYRGDLIEGIIQESEDESLMDRYLSGETIDTKVLIDDLEKAVARGSFYPVLATAPGVGTLELLEIVTQGFPSPLEHPMPHVTGIDGKPCKEITADPDGPLVAEVVKTTSDPYVGRISLVRVFSGTLRPDMTVHVSGHGLADRGHEDHDVDERVGALSSPLGKLQRTVGKCVAGDVCAVAKLSRTETGDTLSGKDEPLLVEAWTMPDPLLPVAIRARSKADEDKLSQALGRLVAEDPTLRLENNAETRQLVLWCMGEAHSDVLLDRLAKRHGVEVEKVGLRVPLRETFGGRAQAMGRNVKQTGGHGQYAVCHIEVEPLPSGGGFEFVDKIVGGVVPRQFIPSVEKGVRAQMERGVVAGYPMVDIRVTLYDGKAHSVDSSDMAFQIAGQLALREAAAKVATHLLEPVDEVAVLVPDDYVGAVMSDLSSRRGRVLGTEPVGTGRTLVRAEAPQLEITRYAVDLRSLSHGTGTFTRSFLRYEPLPAHLVDKVAGAGEHD, from the coding sequence GTGGCCGAAAGATCAACCGGCGCGACAACAGGGGCCGCGGGCAGGGCACCCGTGGCCGATCGGCCGGACATGGTGCGCAATGTCGTGCTGGTCGGCCATTCCGGAGCCGGGAAGACGACCCTGATCGAGGCGCTGCTCGCGGAGACGGGCACGGTGCAGCGCCCCGGCCGGGTCGAGGACGGCACGACGGTCAGCGACTTCGACGAGGTGGAGGTGCGCCAGCAGCGCTCGGTGAACCTGTCGGTCGCGCCCGTCGTCCACAACGGCATCAAGGTCAACCTGTTGGACACCCCGGGGTACGCGGACTTCGTCGGCGACCTGAGGGCCGGGCTGCGCGCCGCGGACGCCGCGCTGTTCGTCGTGTCGGCCGTCGAGGGCGTCGACGGGCTCACCCGGATGATCTGGGACGAGTGCGCGCTCGTCGGCATGCCGCGCGCGGTGGTGATCAGCAAGATCGACCACCAGCGGGCCAACTTCGACGAGGTCCTCGCCACCTGCCAGGACGCGTTCGGCGACGGCGTGGCGCCGCTTTATCTGCCGGTGGACGGCACCGGGCTGCTCGGCCTGCTGTCGCAGCGGCTGTTCGACTACGGCGGAGGCCGCAGGACGGAGCGGGAGCCGGGCGCGGACCAGCTCGCGCTCGTCGAGCAGTACCGCGGCGACCTCATCGAGGGGATCATCCAGGAGAGCGAGGACGAGTCCCTGATGGACCGCTACCTCTCCGGGGAGACGATCGACACCAAGGTGCTCATCGACGACCTGGAGAAGGCGGTGGCCCGGGGCAGCTTCTACCCGGTGCTCGCCACAGCGCCCGGCGTCGGCACGCTGGAGCTCCTGGAGATCGTCACGCAGGGCTTCCCCTCGCCCCTGGAGCACCCGATGCCGCACGTCACCGGGATCGACGGCAAGCCCTGCAAGGAGATCACCGCCGACCCGGACGGCCCGCTGGTGGCGGAGGTCGTCAAGACGACCAGCGATCCGTACGTCGGGCGGATCAGCCTGGTCCGGGTCTTCTCCGGCACGCTGCGGCCCGACATGACGGTCCACGTCTCCGGCCACGGCCTGGCCGACCGGGGCCACGAGGACCACGACGTCGACGAGCGGGTGGGCGCGCTGTCCTCACCCCTCGGCAAACTGCAGCGGACGGTGGGCAAGTGCGTCGCCGGCGACGTCTGCGCGGTCGCCAAGCTGTCGCGTACGGAGACCGGCGACACGCTCTCCGGCAAGGACGAGCCGCTGCTGGTCGAGGCGTGGACCATGCCCGACCCGCTGCTACCGGTCGCGATCCGGGCGAGGTCGAAGGCCGACGAGGACAAGCTGAGCCAGGCCCTCGGCCGTCTCGTCGCCGAGGACCCGACGCTGCGGCTGGAGAACAACGCCGAGACCCGTCAGCTCGTGCTGTGGTGCATGGGCGAGGCGCACTCCGACGTCCTGCTCGACCGCCTGGCCAAGCGGCACGGCGTGGAGGTCGAGAAGGTCGGCCTGCGGGTGCCGCTGCGCGAGACGTTCGGCGGCCGGGCGCAGGCCATGGGGCGCAACGTCAAGCAGACCGGCGGCCACGGGCAGTACGCCGTCTGCCACATCGAGGTCGAGCCGCTGCCGTCGGGCGGCGGGTTCGAGTTCGTCGACAAGATCGTGGGCGGGGTGGTCCCGCGGCAGTTCATCCCGTCGGTCGAGAAGGGCGTGCGGGCGCAGATGGAACGCGGGGTCGTCGCCGGCTACCCGATGGTCGACATCCGCGTCACGCTCTACGACGGCAAGGCCCACTCGGTCGACTCCTCCGACATGGCCTTCCAGATCGCCGGCCAGCTCGCGCTCAGGGAGGCCGCGGCCAAGGTGGCCACGCACCTGCTCGAACCCGTGGACGAGGTCGCGGTGCTGGTGCCCGACGACTACGTCGGCGCCGTGATGTCCGATCTGTCCTCCCGCCGGGGCAGGGTGCTCGGCACCGAGCCGGTCGGCACGGGCCGCACGCTGGTGCGCGCCGAGGCCCCGCAGCTGGAGATCACCCGGTACGCCGTCGACCTGCGCTCGCTGTCCCACGGGACGGGCACGTTCACCCGTTCCTTCCTGCGGTACGAGCCGCTGCCCGCGCACCTGGTCGACAAGGTGGCCGGGGCGGGCGAGCACGACTAG